From the genome of Colwellia psychrerythraea 34H, one region includes:
- a CDS encoding aminoacyl-tRNA deacylase: MTISTRLDSYLTAQNISFQAIEHDHSASSFDSAITAKIPLNQIAKAVILKDHEDRKLMAVLPAKNKISLSVINDELFGSYKLLKEKEVYRMFSDCEHGAIPPVGEAFNMQMICDELLDQLDYVYIEAGDHRKLLRINNEDFKIMTANSKHLRFSNEVFH; encoded by the coding sequence ATGACTATTTCTACCCGACTCGACTCCTACTTAACCGCACAGAATATATCTTTTCAGGCCATTGAACATGACCACAGTGCAAGCTCTTTTGATAGTGCTATTACGGCGAAGATTCCCCTGAACCAAATAGCCAAAGCTGTCATTTTAAAAGACCATGAAGATAGAAAATTAATGGCAGTATTACCTGCTAAAAATAAAATAAGCTTATCTGTAATTAATGATGAGCTATTCGGCAGTTACAAGTTACTTAAAGAAAAAGAAGTCTATCGCATGTTTAGTGACTGTGAGCATGGGGCTATTCCGCCCGTAGGTGAGGCTTTCAATATGCAAATGATATGCGACGAGCTATTAGACCAATTAGATTATGTTTATATTGAAGCTGGTGATCATCGAAAGTTATTACGTATTAACAATGAAGATTTTAAAATCATGACTGCAAATAGTAAACATTTGCGTTTTAGTAATGAAGTTTTTCATTAA
- a CDS encoding outer membrane beta-barrel protein, whose protein sequence is MKSLKNIVLKSILAASLAVSATQASADGFYIGAGIYSPETEYEAIQDSDTTPAFFVGYQFIDTNIFMFSAELGYYDLGSVGNNGAKIDSDALSLSAVAYLPIGPIFEVYAKAGVAQTNIDYSVDGTTTDLGGTEGFGGIGASLDILDTFDFYVEYLVFDTEVKTESLGVGVRFDF, encoded by the coding sequence ATGAAATCTCTTAAGAACATAGTATTAAAAAGTATTTTGGCTGCTTCGCTTGCCGTTTCAGCAACGCAAGCAAGCGCTGACGGATTCTATATTGGCGCAGGTATTTATAGCCCTGAAACTGAATATGAAGCGATACAAGATAGTGATACTACGCCAGCATTTTTTGTGGGTTATCAGTTTATTGATACCAACATTTTTATGTTCTCTGCCGAGCTCGGTTATTACGATTTGGGCAGTGTTGGCAATAATGGTGCGAAGATTGACTCCGATGCATTAAGCTTATCTGCTGTCGCATATTTACCGATTGGTCCTATTTTTGAAGTTTATGCCAAAGCGGGTGTAGCACAAACTAATATAGATTACTCTGTTGACGGTACCACTACTGATTTAGGTGGTACTGAAGGTTTCGGTGGTATCGGTGCCTCGCTTGATATTCTTGATACTTTTGATTTTTATGTTGAATATTTAGTTTTTGATACTGAAGTTAAAACTGAATCTCTGGGTGTGGGTGTTCGTTTCGACTTCTAA